The genomic interval tactataataagtgcattgataatgaataaaaattcatgGTGAATTAATTTGTCAAAATTGAaaatgtctaacagaaataaagcgtTATGAACATAGCCTGCTTTTTCAGTTGagcctgtttgtttatttgaagacacaatacatcacatttagaaataatgaccatttctatatttttatagaagctcccgaacaaaatcattattattttatttttatgacataggcaacatggagctaaactctcaagacgagacttatgacagataaaatgttactaaataaatacacgattgttccaaatcagatcaagttatttcaaatacttgctgctgactgaaagtgagttttgagctcaacttatcttaagtttttaatgctggtgttatagctgttagctttaTGAAATGATCCGCGGTGCTGCCTCTCTCCAGACGCGGAGAAACTTcccctttgttcataaccacttctctagccccagctggcctcctttggcccaaggtttttgtcgggccaaaaaaccctggctatTGGCCCCAAGGAAGCCGCGACGAGGCatgatcaagccccggaagttaCAGtagaaacgcgactggccctggcacgcactagcacaccCGCCTTTGGCCTGACTGTGGAAACGCGGCTACTGTAACCAAATTAATGAACATTCCTAAATACAattttctttctgtatttcacagataaaaatgtacaggtttggaatggcatgatgaTGAGTACATAAATGATGAAGAATTTAAAATGCTTTGGGTTAACATCCTTTTAAGCagatataaaaacagatattaacCCTGGCATAAAACTAACAACCTGTGCTCCGATTTCTCATTTTCAAGTTGCAATCTGGTGATTTTCTCACACACTGCATTCAAGGCTTCTTTCTTCTCTGCTTGCCATGTCTGCTCcctgaaaaacattttcacaatgaTCACATGTAGTTTACACATGTAGTTTATAttataccttttatttttttatacctgaatttttgtgtgtgtgtgtgtgtgtgtgtgatataaatCATGTTTCAATAAGAAAACTTTAATTTAAGCATAACATCTTATGAGTTATTATCATTAGGACAATTAGGACATTCAAAGGGTTAATCGATGTGTGTTTCAAAGAAAAAGAtctatattcaaaatgtaataatcactttaatgtaccCTGCACCAACAGTTGTACAAAGCAGCAGCTCTGGGAGGATGACATATGAGGTCAACTTTTGCGCATGTGCTGgtgagtctcatgaaaaccaacgtttgttaacagAAGCTAAGGAAGCAAAGTAGCCTGCAAGCAAAGGCTTATATAGCTTggctatatagaaatatatatatagaaatccTCCAACATTATTCTTTACAAAACTGCGTTTTGTATttctaattagtgaccgttgctttgttttgatctctcccctgTGCTTCTGCGTTCGTCACTTCTGAGAGCCGCATGCACAAAGCCAACCTCCGTACGTCAACCGCCATCATCCATTCgatacaggaggcctttgttcaccccctcgAGTGAATAGGCACTTTTGATTTaacttttggactgatgcactgcaacacctgctgagtgccattaaacagcttgaaagatcaaagacaatttatACTCCGAATGGATTCATCTAACAGAaggaagtcatatacacctaggatgacttgagggtgactCATTtataggctaattttcatttttgggagaactaacacTAAAGTAATTTTTATAATCGTGCCTTTACTAGACATTACTCTTGtccatcttgagacaaaacaaaggcacagatatattttaagatcactcagtgcaagtttctttcagttgaaacagctcagacttagtctgggactaggtttaagccttgtctgtgaaaccgggggtTAAAGTTCTAACAATAATACTATATCAATTAtaccaagaaaagaaaaaaaaaaacatttaaatgcattgcaCCTTTTCAGAATCTTTTTCTGGGCATCCAGCTTTGCTTGTGAGCACGATAGGACCATTTTAAGTTGATTGTTGAGTCTTTGCAACTGTGAGGAAAAATGATATGAAAACTTTTAACTGCATTTACATTTTGATACACACACTGCCTATTGAGTGTTATTAAAGTGACAACTTACTTCTTCTTTACCAACTGCTAATAAGACTTCAGGACTTGTTGTCAGCACtagtaggagaaaaaaaacataagctgTCTTCACAAACtatgcaaataaaatatgtaatcttGAATACTGAATAaaaacctattttattttatcttgccCCTTTCATTAAAATTGAAATGGTACATAAAACAACAGATAATATCTTACATTTTGGCTCCATTTCTTGCCATTGCTCTAGCTCAGATGTGACTGCAATCAGGCGATTCACTGCCTgcccacaaaaaaaataacaaataaaataatttgagtaatttgtgaatatttttgtaTGAACTGAAAAGCAATGTTAATATGCACTGCTAATGTTACAAACTCAGAAGTAGTGAAAGGAGAAAGACAAACCTCATTTGATTGATCATCATTAGCCTCTGTATCTGTCAGAATGATCTCATTTTGAAGCTGAAAGATATAATAAGTGCTTACTGTATGTTGACATGGCAATGTAATAAaaatgccctgggggtaagcagataaacaaaactttaatttttggatgaactatccctttaagcgaGGCCCCAGTCAAATTTTAATCAATGAggtctttttaaaagattttttatttttgttaaaatatcttCATTACCTAGAGATATGATTATACAAACATTTAACCAAAACACAACAgaacatcatttttattaaattataattggaaataaaatagtattacaatATAGTAATACAATCTTCAAGATACAGTACAACCTTCATATTTAGAAATACATGGTTAACATCTTCAatccatattttattattactatttacacTAAGCGAAAACTGCATATTTTCTAAGCGATTTATGCTAAGTGCAAATAACCATATTCTATTTACACTATGTAAAAACAACagtattttatatgcaataaatGCAAACAGTAGTTAGATGCTATTTATACTTCGTTCACATAGTGGCAGATATCAACACTATtgtattgtaatgctttataaaacaataacataTTGAATGAAagttatcatatttattaaaattattaaatggatgctgCCCTATTGGGACAATAAATCCATCACTACACCAATCCCTAACCCTGCCAATAAACCCCCTTGAGGCACTTTATTTTCCAATTTTcgaatgtttccttttttttttctttttttttttttttttataaacacctTTCCGATCTGATATGTGATGCGAAAAGGGAGAAGAATTAGTTCGGCAAAAGGCTGATTCGACCTTGAGTCGATCTAGTCAAAAGTTTCTAGTATTTTCAAATGATTACcttgcaattaatcgcattcaaaataaaagtttttgtttgcatactatatgtgtgtgttctatatatatttattatgtctatataaatacacacacatacagtattttgaaaaatgtacacgaatttacatattatatttttatataatttatattataatatatgacaAAAAACTTTTAGcaagataatatatataaatatttttttggctgagattaatcacgattaatcatttgacagcactaaaagtTTCCACCTTGCACATTACGTCTTATGCCACTGTCCTTTTATTTAGTATTATGTCTTTTGTACTTATGTTTAAAATCAGTGAAAATAGCTTAGGCCAACAAGGAGGGCTTACTGTAGAAAGACGCTTAGTTAATatcaacatttcttattatttataatgatcaGCACTCGGGGGCCCCTTTAAAAAATGcagggccccaagcaattgcctACCTTGCCTGGCCTATTGCTATGCCTATGAATGTaagggtatttaaaaaaaaaaaatggcacaaacATGTAGCCTATCTTTCATTATATACAATGATCCCCCCAGATCATCAgcttacaaaaatattttctttcaacaTTTTGCTAATGCTcccattaagttttttttaggcAGAGGCTATTTGCACTAAGGGGAAATTAGTGACAGATTATATttacactatgttaaaataacaggattttctgctattatAACTACTTGATGCAAATGGTGTCAATTATCTCCACATCAATATTGTCTGCAAACAAGGCAAGCTATtggcacttagtgtaaatatatatatatatatatatatatatatatatatatatatatatatatatatatatatatatatatatatatatatatatatttttttttttttttttttctggtgatacACGATTGTTAAAGGAACATTTAATTTTAGCGTTTTGGAAACATTAtaggaatgttacttttaaaatgcTCTGTGAACATTCTGACACCAGTAATAACattcacaaataaaatgttaaaacatgtcATGATTTGGTTGATGTATAAATAACGTTTTTGCGCTAaggttttgagaacattattaaagagcaGATAACTTTGAGAACCTTGCCAGAAAACCAGCCAAGGGTCTGAGAACGGCCCGTTAGCTGGGTCTGCGCCCCTTTTGAtttactttatactttatatgATCTATGAAGAATTGTGCATTTTTATAACATAATTTGTGTGCTTCATCTGAAAACAAGCCCATGGCACGTTACCTTCTGTAGCAGACCAAACTGCTCCTCGCACTCCTCTAACAACACTGCTTTAGCAGCAGCCTCCGAAGACTGAGAGGACTGGGCTTCCTGATCCATTTCTCTCTGCTTTGATGGTGCTGGAGTCTACAGATGTGATAAAGCCAAACCAACAATAAGAGCCACAGAAGAGCAGAAACAGGTAAAAACTCCAGGCAGATATATACAAACTTGTATTGAAAAGATAAGTGTAACGTACAGAGGATTGACGCGTTAGCCGTGCAGCTAACGTTAGCTTTTTTAAATTACTAATACTAACCAGTTTATATGCGACAGTTTTGTAAAGTACAAAAGCTTACGTATATTTTGTGGCAATAACACAAAGTAAACCTAAATTATACTGTCACTATGCTATTTACCATCTATGGCTTTTCTTTTAACTGAACGCTACACCCGAATTTGGCACTAAACTGCGTATGCCAAACAAAAATACCGCCAGCAACAACGTCATGACGCAATGCTGACGTCACACGCTGTGGACGTTCAAGTGTTTTGTAACTGCGCTGCTTATGCGAAAATATAACGACTTTGTATGTTCCATTTAATCATACTTCTCGTTTGTCTCCATATTTGACAgaacttaaattaatatttgcCGTTAATGTTAAACGAGGCGagaattatgtaataattaaaaacaattatgtaaatatgacatgaGTGCATGAACAGAATTTTAAAACGACACAAAATAACTAATCAATATATGACTGTTATTATTATCTCTATTAAAGATCAGTGCACAAAATTccttttacaataataataaaacaaatatgctgGTTTGAGGTAAGGGCGTTCCCCAAtctttaattgcaaaataatcatTGTATCAAGAAAGCACACAAATAAGCAAAAGCTACCAACATGTTGTCCACAAGAGAGCAGCAGCAGAACAGAACTTGTGCTGAGAGAGCGAGCGATCAAAGAGCATGTTCTGTAACGATCTTGCCTAGAAGGCTGATAGTCTTAAACAACTTTAATATGTGATATTCTGGttcgttttatttttcatttatgattCAATGTAGCATGAAAGAATGCAGCATAGAATATTCCAGTTATGGGCGTTTGGTGAACGTCATTTCACCAAGTAGcctacaacatgttcctggatcaaaatCCTTgctgatcctggaacaacatcaGATTTGAGGAATAACTTTTCAAGAAATATATGTTTTAGGCTTAGATTGGTTAGGTACTTTACATGTTGATGATCAGCTATTCAAACtgataggaataaattatgggttgggttaggtttaggggtagggattggttTAACTCACTATATGTTTACGAACAATTTCTAATGTGTTCTACTTATTTTATAACAAATAGGCCAgtctactttattattattattatttttattattattattattattattattattataatgtcatgaacttttcatacaatttaaattatttaaattatttttctttaataagaTTTGTGATGGAAATGACAATGATGaaaactttctcttttttttaatttttgcctttttttattttgccttgTCACTGAtgatagaatttattttattttattttttcaagtgcATACTTCAAGGATACACTATTTctgggataataataataataataataataataataataataataataataataataataataataataataataataataataacagtttaaaaaataagaaaatttgtaatttttcaaacaataaatattccaatgtttttatttttaacaaaaaaataaaaatttcctaATGATGCTAAATCCTTAGCATtataaattcaatataaatattttttgtccatttaaaatgaaattataaaattgtGACCATTAATATTTGCTTATAGGCACAAAACAGCTAGCCATATATTACCTTGCCTTTACACTTCATCTTCCTCTTTACAAAACAACTAACATGTCACTCCAGTTAGCGTTCAAAATGTTGGTCCACTGTTGTTCCTTTTCTACACGACACACATCTGCTACTGACAGCACACTCAATGCGTCTTGTTTTTTAATGCTTACACGCTCTTTAGCACATTATCCAGTTTTTGGCGTTATTAATCTCTTCAAAGTCGAATAGGCTTAAGGTAAGGAGGCAGAAGAATCAAACATTATATACAAAAGACCCCCTTTTTAGCAGAGCTAACATGAGGGGCCTGGTTTAAACGCTTAACGAGTGCCCTTCTGAACATGAAACTCCAACAAAATGCGGACGTATTCTTTAACTAAAAAGAACCCCCCACACAAGTctaacaaatcatttaaaatcacCAAAAGGTGGACTAAAGTCGGTGCCTCACAA from Carassius auratus strain Wakin chromosome 26, ASM336829v1, whole genome shotgun sequence carries:
- the cenpk gene encoding centromere protein K isoform X2 — its product is MDQEAQSSQSSEAAAKAVLLEECEEQFGLLQKLQNEIILTDTEANDDQSNEAVNRLIAVTSELEQWQEMEPKLLTTSPEVLLAVGKEELQRLNNQLKMVLSCSQAKLDAQKKILKREQTWQAEKKEALNAVCEKITRLQLENEKSEHSVLQDMKRKINNLKDYHSSLMEMLSDMLAEHFPLPDPQGNGTKKKRAAAYDAEMNLISLSEIIERLTNKTLETPHDPYVITDDTFWPPYTEMLLRNGIATRHPEDCNKIRLENFFGI
- the cenpk gene encoding centromere protein K isoform X1; protein product: MTPAPSKQREMDQEAQSSQSSEAAAKAVLLEECEEQFGLLQKLQNEIILTDTEANDDQSNEAVNRLIAVTSELEQWQEMEPKLLTTSPEVLLAVGKEELQRLNNQLKMVLSCSQAKLDAQKKILKREQTWQAEKKEALNAVCEKITRLQLENEKSEHSVLQDMKRKINNLKDYHSSLMEMLSDMLAEHFPLPDPQGNGTKKKRAAAYDAEMNLISLSEIIERLTNKTLETPHDPYVITDDTFWPPYTEMLLRNGIATRHPEDCNKIRLENFFGI